CCAATTTCATAGTTTGTTTATTTCAGATATCAACAGATTGCATTGCTTACGACACACAGAGCGCAGATCTGGCTAATCTTTGGACACGCTAAGCGTTGCACACTTTTCCAACTTAAAAAGAAAGATTTGCTAAAAGGGAGTATGCCAATCCGGTGGTTTGGACACAAGATACAAAGGCGCTAATGAAGTACACAATCAAGGGAATTCGTGGGATGGATGGATGTATGCTGGTTCCTAGGCGTTGGCAAAGTCAATGCCCTTCTGGATGTTCTTCTTCAGCTCGGGGATGGCGGCCTCCAGCAGCTTCTTCTCGTAGTCATTGAGCTTAGGCAGACCCAGGTTCTCTTTCAGACCTGACTTGCCCAGCACCAGAGGGGTGGAGAAGAAGGTGGCCTCCGTGATGGTCGACTGCACATAGGAGCACTCGATAACGTTCTTCTCGCCGTTGAGGCCCTTCAGCAGGGATCCAGCAAAACGGGCACCGGCATAGGCCATCGAGAGGGTGGCTGAACCGGCTCCAGCCTTGGCTTTGACCACCTCAGTGCCGGCCTCCTGGATGCGCACCGTTAGCTTCTCGATGACGTCCTGGCTGCTCTTGAACAGAGGCTGGCTCTGGGACAGCACGGGCAGAATGGTCACACCCGAGTGGCCGCCGATCACGGGGATCTGCACTGTCTGTGGATCAACATTCAGGGCATGGCCGATGAAGGCGCGGGCACGCACCACATCCAGGGTGGAGACACCGAACAGACGATTGGGATCGTAGACACTAGCCTGGGGAGGAAGAAAAAACAGAGGAGATTGAATAAGCTAATGTTCTCTCTTGGTAATGGGACCCACCCACGCATCATACCTTCTTAAGGATCTCGGCAGCGATTGGCACGCAGGTGTTCACGGGATTCGTGATGATGGCTATCAGGGCCTTGGGGCAGTTCTTGGCAATGGAGCTGGCAATGTCCTTGATGATGCCGGCGTTCACGTTGAACAGATCATCGCGGGTCATGCCCGGTTTGCGGGGAACTCCAGCGGGAATGACAACCACATCGGAGCCTGTATGGGAATAAGATATGGAAAGGTGCTTATTGATAATCTGCTGACACTTTGAGCTTTGCGCTTTTTTATGGGCTGCAATCCACGCAGGCTACTGCTGATAAGTGGGCTGCCTTTTATTACGTAGTTATATATACCAATAGTCGTTCCCCGGTTCTACTATCTTATCACAGCACTCTCCATGCAAATCCCCAAGAAGCATACTCTTCCTCCCCCCCGCTCTGCTCATGTAAATTTTCAACTGGGAACTACCATAACCTCACTTGCCGCCCTCTACTCACCCTTCAGGGATTCGCCCAGCTGGTCGGCGCCCATGAATCCGACAGTCTTGCTCTTGGTGTCAATATGGGACAGATCGGCGGCCACACCGGGTGTGTGCACAATGTCGTACAGAGACAGATCCGTGACCAGGGGATTCTGCTTAAGCAACAACGACAGAGGCTGGCCAATGCCGCCGGAGGCACCACAGACGGTCACTTTGAAGTTGTTCTGCGGAGGAGGTGGAGAAAAATCAAGAGCAGAGAGGCATTAGAATCACTGGGAAACTGCAGTTATTGGGTTGAAGATAATTATAGGCACTGCACTTTGCCTTTCCGGTGTTGCATTTTCTGCTATTACGTAAACAGGTCGCAGCCAGATTTCTAGGATTATTTGTGTTTTGGAATGCGCCCTTACCTGCTGGCTGACCGAGAAGTTGCGCACTCCCTGGAGGGCCAATTGCCTGGTTACTTGCTTCAACATTTTCGGATGATTTTTTTATGAATAAATATTAAACAATCAAATTAGCAACACCACCAGCGAAATCCCAAGAGCCAATGAAATAAGAAGCTTTCGCGAAAAGCCACGCAAAAGCGCAAGCTTCTGTGGGTAGCGGGTTCTgtggctgcctgcctgctggtggtggtggtggatCGCCCTGCCAACTTGAGTCGTGGCGCCATTCCAACATTTGAGCTTTTATTTGAACTTAAGCTTTTGTTCGTTTAACGCACATCGAGATTGAATGAAGTAAAACTTCAatggttaatacatttaaaatTGCTGCATATGATAGTCCACTTGCAGGGCTATGCAGGCCCCTGACGCTGCTCTCCTCTTCTCTTTCAGCTTTTTGTTCGTTTAACGCACATTGAGATTGAACAGGGAATAAAACTAGActggttaatacatttaaaactgctgaaggCGCAACTCCACTTGCAGTGCTATGCAGGCCCGACGCTCCTCCTTCAGCTCTTTGCCCAGCATTTGCTTCTTGTGCTCCAGCAGTGCATTCTCCCGCTTATAGTGCTCGATTATCCGCTCGTAGTCGGCCTCCTTTGGAGGCTGCGCCCCGGCGGCCGCTTGATGTTTGAGCAGCTGCTTCTCGCACAGCTTATTCAAGCGATAGACTTCGTTGCGTTCGGCCTTGATGCGGGCTTTAAGCTCATTCTGCAAGGCCACCAGCTCATCGTATTCTATTTGAAGGCGTAGCAGCTCTTCGCGATGGGGATTCGTCTCGGGCAACAGGACAAAGCCGGACTCTCTGTCTATGGTGTACAGCGGTGGGCTGGGACTTGGTGAATGCTCCTCGTTTCTGTGCACTTGAATGCAGTCAGACACGTCTATATTGTGGGTGACTGGACTGGAACTCGATGCCCGCCTGCCTGGCTTGTGTTCTTCTGTGCTGATGGTTGTTACCGTGGAATTGGGGGGAGCTGGTGGCTGATTATTGGAGTCGGTGATGTCTTCGCCTACAGGTACGGGAACGACAACAGGTGCAGTCGCAGTTGCAGGTACAGGTTGAATAACGCTGCCGTCTAGCTCTTCGATGGATTTCTCCTGCTTCTTCTCGAAGCTGCGCAATTTTCGCTTCAACTGTGTGATGATGCGCTGCACCTCCCAGAGCTGCTCCTCGCGCTTCTTGGTGATGAAACCTGCATTCATTTCGCTGTGTATTTGGGCCAGAAGACTGTCCTGCTTCCGCAGCTCCATTTGGATGTCCTCCGGGTCCTCCGGAAGCTTGGAAGCCGCAGTGAGTGGCGGTACATATCTGCAAGAGAGTCAAGCTACTTATAATGCTCATAAAATTGATTGGATAATCTCGGAATGAGTATCTGCCTGATTAGGAAGCTGACGAGGCGCGCCAAGCGCTTCTGTTTATGGGGCACCAAGCTCGTCATGCTCGTCAACCAACTAATCAGTGGAGATTCGAGGCTGCACTAAAGGTTGCTGCCACTGTGAATCTTATCTCGATTTAAGCGTGTTTGCTTACGGTATCAGCTGGATGTCCGCAAAGAGAAGGCGACAGTGACGGAGAAGCGCCACCATCAGTTGCGCCGACATCTGGAGTGTTGGGCTCAGTAGCACGGCAATCGACTCGTGGTTCAGTTTGTTGTACCTTTCCTGATCGGTCACCGCATAGAAGTGGAGCATCACCCAACCGACCAGGGTTCGATTGCACTTGGGCACCTGTTCCATCAGCTGCTGTAGCCCAATCCGCTGCTCTTTGCCCTTTTGATGCCTGGCAACGTCCTCAAAATCGTACATCAGATCGGTGGTCAGCATTGGCTCCGGCAGATCGCGGAGATACAGCTTCAGAAGACCGCAAGCTAGTGGAACGTTGAATAGATTCAACGCCTCATCGTGTTCCCGGTTGTTGTAGAGCCGCTTCAAGTGGAGGAGCTCCGCCTTGATGGGCTCAACCTTATAGATGACAAAGTTGTGTGTTTGATCCTGCAAGTAGTCGATGCAGTCCCGCACAACCATCGGCAGATCGATGCCATCGTGGCAGCGCGATCTCTCGGTGGCCAGACTGACGGAGACCCCGAATACGGGACAGCCCATTGCCAAGTCTTCCTCCTCTGCATCCTCGTCCTGCTGCTGCGACAGCTGCTTGCTCTTCTTGTCCTTTTTGTCTTTCTTCTTGTCCTTCTTCTTGACCTCCTTCTCATCGTGGCGCTCTCGCTCCTTGTCTTTGTCCTTATCCGTATCCTTTGCTTTGTGAGCCGGCTCCTCCACGGACTTTTCCTTGTCGCGCGATTTTTCACGCTTCTCCTTGCTCTTGGAGCTGACAAATTTGAATGTTTTGGATTTCTTTGATTTCGAGGGACTCCTGCAGAAGTGCGTCAAGGATTAGTTCGATACTGGTCAAGCTAAAGGGATTACCTACTTTGTTTCCAGTTCTTCTTCGGGCGAACTCTCGCCCTCGAGCGCTGCATAGCCACGATCCTTGCCTTTATCTTTCTTGTCCTTTCGCCTGCCTATAAGCAGGTCCTTTTTGTTATGCTCATGGTCCTCGTCGACTGCAAAGACCCCGTGAATTGATTTTCCGCCGTTTGGATGCACCCACGCATTGCATTGCAGCATACTTACAATCGCTCTCTTCCTTGCTCTTCTTGGACTTGGAATCGGCTGCCTCCGCGGCATACAGGCCGGGAAACTCTTTCTCTTCAGGACTATCAAACTCCATGCCTCAATGTTCCTCTTTTGCCCtaataaataaacaatttCTATTCACAAACAAGAAATGCAACAGTCGCCTGCTGTTGTGTTGTTGCTGTCGGGCCTGCCCACTTCTGTACACTCTGCAACACTGCAGTTGCCCAACACTAGCAGTTCGCCGCACAAATTCTGTCTttcctttttgtttttaaCAATTAATTGTTGTACAATTGATGAATAATTGTACGAGAAGGCCGAGAAGGTAGTGTGTCCAACAATCTCTATAAGTGCCAAGGTGTGACTGAATCTCTATGACCAGAGGACAAACAGATGCAGAGGTGAGGATGGAGAAGCAATTTTCCTGGCATTTGGAATAATTCTTTGACTTGTAGTTTAATTTAGCTGCGTCATGTGCCTGGGCCTAAATCCTTACATGGTCCTGAATCGCAACTATTGATGGTAGGCATTTACATAATCCCGATTGTGATTAATTGATCCATTCTCCCGTGTGCTTTCAGTTAAATTCTTTCGAAATGTCCTCGTTACGACTGAACAAACAGCAAAAGGATCACCTGGCGCTGCTGCAGCGACCAGCCAGCGATGTCGTGGAGCTGTGCAAGTCGGCCTTCGACTATCTAATCAACGGACCCAATGCCAGCCGCTACGAGACGCTGGCCAAGAAGTACTCGGCAGATGCCGTGGACAGGGAGGCAGTGCAGCGGACAGTGGAAGCCTTGATATCGCTTTTGATCAGCGTAACCACCCGCGTGGGTGGCACTGGCGTAGACATGCGGGCAATTCTGCGTCAGACATTCCCCGATCTCAGCGACGATGTTTTGGAGGTGCTGGAGCAGTTTGTGACGAGCAAGCGGAACTTTGTGGAGGGATCGATCAAGTCGGCCAATATACGCGCCTATCGGCTGGTCAACCTAGACTGGCGACTGGAAGTGCGCACAGCATCGAGAACACTGCTGGAGCAGTGTAGTGTGGTTATCACCATGAAGCTCTACCTGCACAGGGAGCCGAAAAACGAGAACCGAGAGCTGCTGGAGGTAGACGATTCAGGACGCAGCGAGCAGGAGCTGGCGGCCATGCAGGAGGATGAACGACGCCATCGCAAGGATCTGCTGGTTCAGACCGATGTCAGTAGTCTGCTGTACATGATCAGAACACTGGAGGACGCCCTTTCCGAGTCGAAGACGCGGCGCATCCGCAACATAGTCGAAGGCATACATTGAAGTCTCCAATACTCGAAGTAGTTTCAATGCTACTTTAATCTGGACCAATTTATTACAACTAAAGCTAACTATAAGATAGACATGGGTCTTACGTTCGTTGTTCAATGGGATGCCGCCAAAGCCTCGGCTGCGGCAGCCTTCAGAGCCACCTTTTTCTTCTGGCGATTCTCCTTCTTTTCCTCGGGCGTCTTCCGCAAAGCCTTCACGCGACGTGTCTGAATAGAGCCAGTCAGCTGCTTGCCCATATGCACACGTCCCTTCGTGTTGCCCATGGCGTCCGTGCTgatgtttttctttttgcccACCTTGAGCTGCTTGGGCTGCTTGCGTGCCTGCTTGTAGAGATCCTCGGAGGCAATTTTTGTGCGGCGTATGACAAAGTCTGCCGAGGGTCCAATCTCCTCCAGCTCTATTCGTGGCGTTTTCTGGCCCGACTTCTTCAGCAGGATCTTGTAGGAGCGCATTAAGATGTTCATGTTATCGGTTACCGTGAAGCTCATCACATGCTCGACGCCCTGCAGCCGTATGGAATCCACCTTCTCACGGTGGAACGTGTCGATGAACAAATTGCGTAGACGCCTTAATTCCTCCGTTTGTGACCATTGGGGTCCATTGAAAACCAGGCAGGGCTTCACACAGGCGCCGATCTTCTCGTTCATGAACTCGGAGATGGCCTTATATTGCTTAATCCCCAACTCGAACATGTCCAGGACTTCGTTCTCATAGAGTCGGCCCAGAACGATGTTGTCGGGGCGTTTCTTGGACGTGGAACCGAAAACGAACTGTGCCGCA
This region of Drosophila miranda strain MSH22 chromosome 2, D.miranda_PacBio2.1, whole genome shotgun sequence genomic DNA includes:
- the LOC108153851 gene encoding malate dehydrogenase, mitochondrial; the encoded protein is MLKQVTRQLALQGVRNFSVSQQNNFKVTVCGASGGIGQPLSLLLKQNPLVTDLSLYDIVHTPGVAADLSHIDTKSKTVGFMGADQLGESLKGSDVVVIPAGVPRKPGMTRDDLFNVNAGIIKDIASSIAKNCPKALIAIITNPVNTCVPIAAEILKKASVYDPNRLFGVSTLDVVRARAFIGHALNVDPQTVQIPVIGGHSGVTILPVLSQSQPLFKSSQDVIEKLTVRIQEAGTEVVKAKAGAGSATLSMAYAGARFAGSLLKGLNGEKNVIECSYVQSTITEATFFSTPLVLGKSGLKENLGLPKLNDYEKKLLEAAIPELKKNIQKGIDFANA
- the LOC108155451 gene encoding ralA-binding protein 1 produces the protein MEFDSPEEKEFPGLYAAEAADSKSKKSKEESDFDEDHEHNKKDLLIGRRKDKKDKGKDRGYAALEGESSPEEELETKSPSKSKKSKTFKFVSSKSKEKREKSRDKEKSVEEPAHKAKDTDKDKDKERERHDEKEVKKKDKKKDKKDKKSKQLSQQQDEDAEEEDLAMGCPVFGVSVSLATERSRCHDGIDLPMVVRDCIDYLQDQTHNFVIYKVEPIKAELLHLKRLYNNREHDEALNLFNVPLACGLLKLYLRDLPEPMLTTDLMYDFEDVARHQKGKEQRIGLQQLMEQVPKCNRTLVGWVMLHFYAVTDQERYNKLNHESIAVLLSPTLQMSAQLMVALLRHCRLLFADIQLIPYVPPLTAASKLPEDPEDIQMELRKQDSLLAQIHSEMNAGFITKKREEQLWEVQRIITQLKRKLRSFEKKQEKSIEELDGSVIQPVPATATAPVVVPVPVGEDITDSNNQPPAPPNSTVTTISTEEHKPGRRASSSSPVTHNIDVSDCIQVHRNEEHSPSPSPPLYTIDRESGFVLLPETNPHREELLRLQIEYDELVALQNELKARIKAERNEVYRLNKLCEKQLLKHQAAAGAQPPKEADYERIIEHYKRENALLEHKKQMLGKELKEERRACIALQVELRLQQF
- the LOC108155456 gene encoding uncharacterized protein LOC108155456 isoform X1; amino-acid sequence: MTRGQTDAELRHVPGPKSLHGPESQLLMLNSFEMSSLRLNKQQKDHLALLQRPASDVVELCKSAFDYLINGPNASRYETLAKKYSADAVDREAVQRTVEALISLLISVTTRVGGTGVDMRAILRQTFPDLSDDVLEVLEQFVTSKRNFVEGSIKSANIRAYRLVNLDWRLEVRTASRTLLEQCSVVITMKLYLHREPKNENRELLEVDDSGRSEQELAAMQEDERRHRKDLLVQTDVSSLLYMIRTLEDALSESKTRRIRNIVEGIH
- the LOC108155456 gene encoding uncharacterized protein LOC108155456 isoform X2, yielding MTRGQTDAELNSFEMSSLRLNKQQKDHLALLQRPASDVVELCKSAFDYLINGPNASRYETLAKKYSADAVDREAVQRTVEALISLLISVTTRVGGTGVDMRAILRQTFPDLSDDVLEVLEQFVTSKRNFVEGSIKSANIRAYRLVNLDWRLEVRTASRTLLEQCSVVITMKLYLHREPKNENRELLEVDDSGRSEQELAAMQEDERRHRKDLLVQTDVSSLLYMIRTLEDALSESKTRRIRNIVEGIH
- the LOC108155456 gene encoding uncharacterized protein LOC108155456 isoform X3, whose product is MLNSFEMSSLRLNKQQKDHLALLQRPASDVVELCKSAFDYLINGPNASRYETLAKKYSADAVDREAVQRTVEALISLLISVTTRVGGTGVDMRAILRQTFPDLSDDVLEVLEQFVTSKRNFVEGSIKSANIRAYRLVNLDWRLEVRTASRTLLEQCSVVITMKLYLHREPKNENRELLEVDDSGRSEQELAAMQEDERRHRKDLLVQTDVSSLLYMIRTLEDALSESKTRRIRNIVEGIH
- the LOC108155455 gene encoding ribosome production factor 2 homolog yields the protein MSLLRIRKPKTRKGKKMLMAREPQLIESARTMLFVDGRKCGGSVKQFMKDLNQLKKPLVKVLNRKNDITPFEDPSSLEFLTMKNYAAQFVFGSTSKKRPDNIVLGRLYENEVLDMFELGIKQYKAISEFMNEKIGACVKPCLVFNGPQWSQTEELRRLRNLFIDTFHREKVDSIRLQGVEHVMSFTVTDNMNILMRSYKILLKKSGQKTPRIELEEIGPSADFVIRRTKIASEDLYKQARKQPKQLKVGKKKNISTDAMGNTKGRVHMGKQLTGSIQTRRVKALRKTPEEKKENRQKKKVALKAAAAEALAASH